The DNA sequence CCCCCTCTCGCAACACATGCTTTAATCGTTTCGCAACTTTTTTCAATAATTCGTCACCAATAGTGTGACCATGACTGTCATTAACTGCTTTAAATCCATCTAAATCAATAAACGCGACTGCCACATATTTGTCATTACGCAAGCTTTTTGCCACGGCCTGTTGAATTCTGTCGGCTAATAAAATCCGGTTAGGTAATCCTGTTAACGGGTCATAATGTGCTGATAGTTTTAGTGCCGAGTTCGCATTCGCTAAATCAAGATTACTTTTTTCTAATTTTCTCTGATTGGCTTTCTGCTCACTGATATCTTGAAAAATCCCCGTTAGGCGAACAGCTACTCCGTCTTCCTGAGTAACAATACATGTCGTTCTTACATCTATTTTTCTACCTTTAGTGGTATAGGTTTGTAACTCAAGGTCATAACCTATTCCATTATTGATTGCCTCATCCAAAGCCTTAGAAATAATCTTTTGCGAGTCAGGCAAAAAATAACCGATACCAGCATCGACCGTAGGATTAAACTCCTCTGGAGACGTTTCATGTATTCGGTAAGTTTCATCGGTCCAAAACAAATCACCTGTTTTTAAATCTAATTTCCATCCTCCCAAGCGCCCTATTTGCTGTGATTCATTCAGCAACTGACTGGTTACAATCATCAACTCTTCGTTATTTTTTCGTTCATTAATATCTAAGTGCGTACCGATCATGCGCTTTGGCTTACCTTGCTCATCCCTTTCGACTAATTTCCCCGAAGCCAGCACCCACACATAGTGCCCCGATTTATGCTTCATTCGAGCTTCAAGCTCATAAAAATCGATTTCACCGTTAAAATGTTGTGCTAGTAGACTTTTAGCTTTTACTAAATCATCGGGGTGAAGGTTACTAGCCCAAGAGTCAAATTGAATAGGTTGTAATTCATCAAAGGTATAACCAATAATTTCTGCCCAGCGTTTATTGAATGTTAACTCCCCGGTTTGAACCTGCCAATCCCATATACCCACACCGGTAGCATTAATAACAAGCTCTAACCGTGCGTTATTATCATCTTGTTGATTATTAATCTGTGGCGTTTTATTACTCAAGTGCTTTTCCTAATATGAATTAATATTCATGTTCTTTGTTAATATTGAATAGGGCTTGATCTCTAAGGGCAGACAAAAAAATGGCTGATTTAGCTCAAAAACTGGGTTACAGGTAGAGTACAGAAAATTTTTACTTAAACCTAAAATATGTTTTACCTTACATTACTTTTTTTATCTCAACGAGGGAGCGACGTCATACATTTCTCGTTTATTATTAAACTGTCAGCACACAATTCAAAATATGAGCCTTTCGCTGTGGTGCGGAGCAGATCGATGGTTGCTCTTTTTTATTATGGTGTTGGAGGTGTCTTTATTCAAACCGAAAGGCTAAACAGTCAATCTTTTTATTGAGATTCCATATTAATCAAAAATGTATATTATCGCCAAATATGATCGTGTATTTGTGCTGTTACACAATAGAAAAATATTTTTATCTGGTGAATTAGATACCTTTGCTATTCGGGTGACTCTCATGAGCGATGAGCTGCAAGCGAAAGATGAGAGCGATGAGAGCGATGAGATGGGAGCTGTAGGAAAGAATGTAAAAGGAAGTAATGAACTTAAACTGCGTTAAGCTCACTACCAATTAACGCGCTAACAGATTATTTAAACACTCTCTGACGCACTTTTTCTAGTTGTTCAAGTATCTTATCAAGGCGATCAGGGTGAACCATAAACTCTTGGAATCCTTTCATACCAGCTTTAGCCATCGCAGGATCAGTATCACGATCATAGAATTGTGCGGTGCCCGCTGCTTCATTCAACATTTTCACGCCGGTGTTTAAGAACTCATTATCTTTAACAGCCGCTTTATTGTTGGTTGGAATCTGCAACATTTTTTTGTTGATAAGTTCCTGATTTTCTGCACGTGCAACAAACTCAAGGAACTTACGTGCATCAACTTTATTGGTCGCTTTAGAAGGAATATGTATTGTATCCATGGGTGCATCTTCCGCCATTGGAATCGCTGGATCAATAGATGGGAACTGGAAGAAGCCCATTTTACCGTCAAGCTCTTCCGGGAAGCTTGGAGTAATAAAGTTACCAATCAAGTACATAGCGGCTTGACCGTTATACAAAAATGGTTGTGCTTCCTGCCAAGAATAAGCGGCGTGGTTTTCCAGGTAATAACCCGGCTCTACTATCTCTTTCCAATTTTCAAAGGTTTTTTTAACCCGCGGATCGGTATAAGCAATTTTACCTTCCATTAATTTAATGTGGAAATCTAGACCATTTGTACGCAAGTTAAGGTAATCGAACCAACCCGCGGCCGTCCATAGGAATTTAGTGCCGATAGTGAAGGGTGCGATTTCATTTTTCTTCAGTGTTGCCGCAGCTGATTTAAACTCGTCCCATGTTTTAGGCTCCGCAATATCATACTTTTGGAAGATATCTTTACGGTAGTACATACCCCATTGATAATAAGTATATGGCACACCATATTGTTTACCGTCAACGGTCATCGCAGCAGCGGCAGAGGTAAAATCAGCCTGAAGGTCATTCTTTTCCCAGATATCACTGACATCTTCAAAAAGGCCACGATCAACGAAGGTTTTCATTCGATTACCCGCATACCAGAAAACCACATCGGGTGGTGAAGTGACCAACCAGTTACGGATAGTTGTTTTATAGGATTCATGGTCATAGAGATTATACTTAACCGTTATGTCCGGATTTTCAACTTCGAAACGGCTGATGATCTCACCCCATGCTTCTTTTGGAGCAGGGTCAGAGGCATCAGAGTTAATCACAAGCGTACTTGCATAAGCCGATGTAGCGAGGGTTGCGGTAAGTATTGCCGATGCAGCAATATGTTTTACATATTTCATATTGAGGTCCTTGTTGGCGAGCAAAATGCTCGTTGTTGTTTGATGAAAATAAGCGGGTTAGCTTATTCTCAACATGTTATGAATATTCATACCTTGCGGTATGTGCGTCACTATTTTGCCAGCCGAGAAAACAAACTGGCATGCATAGTTATCCTTTTGTCGCACCTAAGGTTAAATCTGTTATAAAATGGCGTTACATGGTTATCCTTTTGTCGCACCTAAGGTTAAATCTGTTATAAAATGGCGTTACATGGTTATCCTTTTGTCGCACCTAAGGTTAAATCTGTTATAAAATGGCGTTACATGGTTATCCTTTTGTCGCACCTAAGGTTAAACCGGTTATAAAATGGCGTTGCATGGTAAAGAACAGGAGCACGGGCGGAACCGCGGCAACAACAGCACCGGCAGACATAAACTGCCATGATGATAACCACTGTCCCTGCAGTGAACTTAACCCGGCGGTAACCGGACGGACTTCATCACTCTGCACTAAGACTAAGGCCCAGAAGAAATCATTCCAAATAAAGGTAAATACCAGTACGGCAAGTGCCGCTAATGCGGGACGCACCAGGGGTAATACAATGTGCCAGAATATTTTCCATTCACTGACCCCTTCAACCCGCGCAGCTTCAATCAATGCATCTGGAATACCAACAATAAAGTTGCGCATAAACAGCGTACAGAAACCGGCTTGGAACGCGATATGGAAAAAAATAAGTGCCCAATGCGTATCGTAAAGCCCTAAGTCGATGGTCAAATCACGCACTGGAATCATCAGAATCTGAAAAGGTACAAAGTTACCTCCGATAAAGGCGGCAAAGATCCAAACATTGCCTTTAAAGTTATACTTCGCCAGTGCAAAACCGGCTAATGTCGACAGTGCAACGGCACCGGCAACCGCAGGTAAGGTAATAAGCAAACTGTTAAGCAGATACTGTCCCATCGAAGTGGATACAAATACCTCGGTATAGTTTTCAATAAAGTTAAACGACTCCGGCCAACCCCAGTAATTACCTTTATTAATATCTTCTATCGAACGAATAGACGTTATCATTACGGCAATTAACGGCAGTAACCACAGTACAATCGAAATAGGCAGGGCAACGCGGTAGCTTATATTGGCAAAGCGGCCTGATTTTTTTATTGGTTTGGGAAACATTATTTTTCTCTCCTTAGCATACGCCATAAGAAATATGCGATATAAACATCCATGATTAAGAACAGCACGACGGATACCGCAGCACCGTAACCCATGCGATAGTTAAAGATAGATTCTTCATACATTTGATAGGCAAGCACTGACGAACTACCCCATGGGCCGCCCGCAGTCATCGTTGCCACAAGGTCAAATGAACGTAAAGCACCAATAATAGTCACCACAATCGCAATAAAGGTTGCGGGTCTTAGTTGGGGCAGCACTACATACCAGAGCATTTTTAATCTTTTAGCGCCATCTAAACGTGCGGCTTCTAATTGTTCTGCATCAAGATTATTAAGCCCGGTCATATAAAGAATCATGCAGTACGCTATCTGCGGCCAAAGACCCGCAGCAATGATCCCGAAAGTGACATAATCCTCGTTCGCCAGAATGGCTACTGGCTCAAAACCCAATGCGCCTATGGCAATATTAAACAGGCCAAAACTAGGGTCATAAAACCATGCAAACACTAAACCGACCACCACTTGGGAGATAACAAAAGGAAAGAAAAACAGGGATTTTACAATCCGAATGCCCTTAACTTGTTGATTTAGGAAAAGTGCAATTAGCAGACCAAGGGGCGGCGCAAGCATATAGAAAATTAACCATAATAAGTTATTTTTCAAAGAGGTATAAAAAGCGTCCGAATCAAATAGTTCAACATAGTTGCCAAAACCGACCCAGGTTTTTTCTCCCATACCATCCCAGTTGTAAAAGCTTAACGAGATACTGGATAAGATGGGATATAACACATAAACAGAAAAAATTATCATTGCCGGGGCTAAAAACAGCCATGGAGATAATTTCGCACTAATTCGCCTTTTTTTTCTAACCGAAGGCAATCGGCTTTTTGGGTACGTTGTTTTCACTGAACACTCCACCTTTCCGAGTTTCGAGACTTGCACAATTATCATCATCTTTGTGATCAATATTTACATAGAAATCAAGTTCAATTTTTATGAAAGCTCACAACAAACACGATGGATTAAAGATAGTAAAACCTAATCAAACCTTTACACCAGTACATGATGTTTCTGAAAACATGGCTGTAAAGGCAGTGCAATCAATATAAAGCAATTGGATATGGCATTAATACTGGCTAGGTATGATTTCGCAAACAATGTCACAAAATGACTCCTAAACATTCCATAAACATGATATAGATCAACAAATGAATATTATTGACTAACAAATTTTAACAAAAAGCATATCTTGAGAACCACATTAGATACCAGTATATAAATTATCCATAAAAAGGAGCTTGTAATGGAAGACATTACACTTAAGAAGGTCATTAAACGTTTTGACGATGTGCAAACTATCCATGGTATTGATTTAGAAATAAGTCATGGTGAATTTGTGGTCTTTGTTGGACCCTCTGGTTGCGGTAAATCAACCTTACTGCGACTGATCGCCGGCCTTGAAGATATTACAGAAGGTGAAATTTATATTGGCGGCAAACTGGTCAACGATATTGATCCCGCTGAGCGTGGTGTCGCCATGGTATTCCAATCCTATGCCCTTTACCCGCATATGACGGTTGAAGAAAATATGGGCTTCGGCTTAAAAATGAACGGCCACACTAAAGAAACAATTTCTAAACAAGTCAACCTTGCGGCAAAGACATTACAGCTTGATGCACACCTTAAACGTAAACCAAAAGAGCTTTCCGGGGGACAGCGTCAACGTGTCGCCATTGGCCGTGCTATTGTTCGAGATCCTAAGGTATTCCTGTTTGATGAACCACTGTCTAACCTGGATGCTGAACTTCGTGTGGAAATGCGTTTGCAGATAGCCAAACTTCACCAAGAGCTGAAAAACACCATGGTTTACGTGACCCATGATCAAGTGGAAGCAATGACACTGGCAGACAAAATTGTGGTACTGCGTGAAGGTCGCATCGAACAAGTAGGCTCGCCATTACAGCTTTATCATAAACCAGTAAACGAATTTGTTGCAGGGTTTATCGGTTCTCCGAAGATGAACTTTATTCCAACAACGGTCACAGCCACATCTGATGATAGCATCACCTTGACCACCCCGGATAATCAGAAATTAATTATTCCTACACCGAAAACAGGTATAAATATTGGTGATCCCCTGACCTTTGGTATTCGACCTGAGCATCTGCTTATTCATGGGGAAGCCGAAATTAAGCTAACATTCAACAGTGAAGTCGTTGAGCGTTTGGGTAACAGCACCTATATGTATGGCCAATCTTCAGGCGTTGATGTCTTTACCGTGCACCTTCCTGGCGATCAAGAAGTTAAAAAATTCCAAACGCTGCAACTTAGCTGTACGAGCGACAATATTCATCTGTTTGACGGGAAAGGTATCTGTATCACGAGCTAAGCTTATCAGAAAGAATTAACTGCTTTATTTTAGCAATGTTAAGACGGGTTTTTATGTTTGAGCGAATTTTCAGAAGGTTCACTTTTTTGTTGTAAAATTGTCTTAATCTAATGGTTATAACAATACTGCTTTAGCAGTTACTGCCCTATTTTTTAATATAAAGTGTTGTTTAATAAAAGGTGATAATTGAAAGAATGTCACCTTTGACAATCGCTAAACAAGATTCAATATAAAGCAGAGCCGAATATCTACATTTTATTAAACGACAGAAGAGATAACATATGCGAAATAACCTTTCAGACTCAAAAATGGCCGCAGAGCTTATCACTGCGCTTGGTGGTGAGCAAAATATCGAACAACTCGATGCCTGTCTAACGCGTCTAAGAATTTCCGTTAAAGAAACAAAAAAGGTAGATCAAGCTCATCTGAAAGAACTAGGCGCGCTGGGGGTTGTGATCATTGGCAATATTATTCAAGTATTATTAGGCACTAAGTCCGACGATTATAGACAAGAGATGCAAAATTGGATGGATGCTAATCCAAAAATGGGGATTGGCGGTGATTTAGTGGGCGCATTTGGGGGTAAAGAAAATATCCTGGCACTGGATGCATGCCTAACGCGTCTCAGAGTGTTGGTTAAAAAAATAAAAGATGTAGATCAAGTGAAGTTAAAAGAACTGGGTGCTAATGGTGTGGTTGTTCAGAGTGCAGATAAAAAAATTCAAGTAATTTTTGGCAGAGAATCGAATGATCTTAAAGAAGCAATGAAAGATTGGATCAGGCAATAATTATTAAGTTAAGCTGAGAAACCCTTGCAAAAAAATGAGAGAATAGCAGCTATGCTGTTAGCCTCTCATTTTATACCCACTTCAATCCTTCATTTATTGATTGCCCTGCAATATTTTAACTGCATTACATTACTCTGTTAAAAATTCTTTGATTCGTATCATTACACCATCGTATAAAGCTATCGATGATCAACTTCTTTATTGGATTGTTTATACCAATATGTGCTTCGCATATTGTTAAGCAAAGCTGCTCAATTAAAACCGGATAAACCTAAAGTAATACTGCTGAAAATGTAAGAAAGCGCTGTTAATCTAAACAGCCCAACTACTTTTAATGGGTTATTTCAATAGCGACGCCGATGTTATAAAAGTAAAAGGGCTTGCAGATGAGTAGCCTAATGGCGACTCAATCCGCTTTATTTTTTGTTTGACTCATACAGGTTATTCAATAAGTAACTTTTCAATTTGCTTAAGCAGCACCTTAATTTTTTGCTCATTAGCCTGCGGGGGTCGATAAGCTTGCGTACTTTTTCGCTCAATCAACTCGGTCACAATAGACTCATGCCGGTAGGATTTTTTTGCTTTATCCGCCACGCTAAAGGCAAGTAAAACAGCGCGTTCGCCAATGGTTAAAAAGTCCTGCTTAATAGTGGTCAATGGTGGCGTGAAATAAGCGCTATCGACAGTATCATCGAAACCAATAACGGATACTTGCTGGGGTACGCTTAAATTAAATTCACTTAATGCCCTTAGTACACCCAGCGCCATTTGGTCATTGGCCACCAGCACACCGTCGAAATCGTGACCGTCGCTGAGCGCTTGACGCATGCACCGATAACCGCTGCTAGCTCGCCAGTCTCCTTCAAACTGATTAATAATTTTGCTGTCCGCATCCTCTTTTAAAACATCTAACCAGCCCTGCAGGCGAAGTCGCGATGCACTGGAGCCCTGAGGACCGTTAATGAATAATAGGCGTTTTCGGCACAACGATAGCATCAATTCAGCCGCTATTTTTGCACCATTATAGCTAGCGCCTGATACCGAGTTGACCTGGCTGTCTGGTGGCACATCAATAAACACAAAATGAATACTCGAATACTGCACAACCAACATTTCAGCATTATCACTGCTCAGTGGAATATTCATAATAATAAATTCCACACGTTGCGCTTTGAGATCATCGACTGCTGTCGTTATTTTATCAATAGCAGGATCAGCAATAACGGATAAGGAAGTACCGTAACCCAGATTTTTTGCCTGCTTACGCACACCATTGGCAAGCAATGATGCGCCATGTAACAAAATATCCAGGGTCACGAGACCAATCATTTTTGACTTTGCCCGCCCTAATATTTGCGCACCTTTATTAGGGATATATCCCAATTGTTTAATAGCCGCATTAACTTTCTCTCTGGTTTCAGGGGCAACGTTCAGCGAACCGTTGGTAACACGCGAAACAGTTTGCGTTGATACGTTAGCCAGCTCAGCTACGTCCTTAAATGTCACATTCATTATCTGCCTCCAACCCTCTTAAAATCATGAAAAATTATAATATTGATCCCTGCTCGAGACGAGCACTTAACACTGTATTGCTTGCAATTATAGCGTTCCTTATACACCAATAAACAATCGATAATCTTTATTTTTCTCTTTTTATTATGCAAAAAAAGATGAAGGAATTGTATAAAGACTCAAGCGATAACGACCTGACCGAGATCGGATCAACAGGGTCTGTTCTCGATCTGCAATCAGCACTCATTTTGTATCTCCAAAAATGGTAACGGAGAAAAATCAATGAGGTTGGCAATCTAAATAAATAGGCAGCCCAATGACTTTTAACTAAGTTAAGTGCTCGCATTTTTTTGCTATTAGTGTTCTGAATATCATGGGTAAAGAACGGCTTATTTGATGATACCTTTTCTGGTTAATTGATAAGTATCATTGAGTTGCCAGATGTAAAATCCACCAGCCTAAAACCCTTTTTACGTCCACTTGACTATACACTTTAAAGGCAGATATTCTGGAAAATATGTTTCCGAAAACAAAAAAAATGACGTAGCGCACAAAAAATAAAATTATACTTGATCTATAACACATTTTTTGGCGCATTAATTGTTTAAAAAAGGCAGTACGTGCCAATATCACCAAATATGTTTTCGCAAACAAAAAACCTAGAGGATCAAATGAAAAATATCATTCATCTTACCAGCAAAAACTGCAGCTTGATCATCAAGGTTGAAACTACCCCTGAAATTCTTCATTGGGGGCCAAAAATAAATCAGATTGATCCCGATATTCTGCTCGCTACCGAGCGGCCTATTCCCCAAGCGCGCCTTGATGTTGATGTGCCGCTTTCTTTATGTCCTGAGTTAGGCAGTGGTCATTTTAATGCACCCGGTCTGGAAGGTCATCGTGAAAGTTTTGATTGGGCCCCTGTTTTTGAAGTATTTGATCAGGATTTGGCAGCGCAGTCTGTCGTCTTTAAACTGCAGGATAAGGTTGCCAAACTGCAGTTAGAGATTGAAATAAAACTGGATTTTGAAAGTGATGTTATCCAAAAACGTATTAAAGTTATTAACACCGGTGAGACTAAATATTCTTTAACCAAGCTTTCTTCTACCCTGCCCCTGCCAAACCATGCTAATGAACTGATGTCTTTCCACGGTCGTTGGAGTCGTGAATTCCAAACCCATCGTCAACGTTTCGCGCACGGTGGTTTTATGCAGGAAAACCGTCGTGGTCGAACTTCTCACGAAAATTTTCCTGGTCTATTTGTCGGCAGCGATCATTTTAATGAACAAAATGGTCAAGTTTGGGGCTTTCATTTAGGTTGGAGTGGTAACCATCAACTGCGTGCGGATGTAAGAAGTGACGGTCGCCGTTTTGTGCAGGCGGGTGAATTATTACTCTCTGGAGAAGTTGTTTTAGGGGCATTAGAAAGTTATAGCACCCCCTGGTTATACGCAACTTACAGTGCAGCGGGTCTTAACGGTATTTCTGAGCACTTCCACCGTTTTGTGCGTGATAATATTATTAAATTCCCAGAGGATAAACCCCGTCCGGTGCACCTGAATACCTGGGAAGGTATCTATTTCGAGCATGATCCACAATACATTATGAAGATGGCGAATGAAGCCGCTGTAATGGGTGTTGAACGCTTTATTATTGATGATGGCTGGTTTATTGGGCGACATGGGGAACGTGCGGCACTCGGTGATTGGTACCTTGATAAGGAAAAATATCCAAATGGTTTAGAGCCCGTTATTAAACACGTCAACGATCTGGATATGGAGTTTGGTTTGTGGGTTGAGCCGGAAATGGTCAGCGAGGAATCAATGCTGTACCGCGCTCATCCGGATTGGGTTTTAGCGTTACAGGGTTACCATCAACCTTCTGGTCGCTGGCAATATGTGCTGGATTTACAAAATACAGCATGTTTCAACTACCTGTTTGAACGCTTAAACGATCTCTTAACACGTTACAATATCTCTTACCTAAAATGGGATATGAACCGTGAGTTAGTACAACCTGGACATCAGGGTAAACCGGCGGTCAGTGGGCAGACTAACGCCTTATACGCGTTGCTTGATAAATTATTAGCGGTCCACACGGAAGTTGAAATTGAATCCTGTTCATCGGGTGGCGGACGCATTGACTTTGAAATTCTCAAACGTACTCATCGTTTCTGGCCATCGGATTGTAATGATGCGTTAGAGCGTCAAACTATCCAACGCGGCATGAGCTACTTCTTCCCACCGGAAGTGATGGGCACCCATATCGGCCCGGAAGAAAGTCATACAACACGCCGTGTTCATCATATCAATATGCGCGGTATGACAGCATTAAGCGGGCACATGGGAGTGGAATTGGATCCTGTTAAAGTGCCGGTAGAGGAAAGACAAGCCTTTGCTAAATATATTGCACTGCATAAACAATACCGTCACTTATTACATAGCGGTCGCAGTTTCCGTGTCGATACTGCAGATAATAGTCAAAATATTTATGGCGTCCATAATAACGATGAAATGCTAATCACCGTCTGTCAATTAACCATGCCCGATTATGCACTGCCGTCACCACTGCGCATTAGCTGCATCGACACAACGGCTCAATATCAAGTTAACTTAGTTGAGACCCCTGAAAACAGCTTCCAATTAATGAAGCAACGCCCTAAATGGTTAGATAAAACCCTTACTTTAAGCGGTGAAAGCCTGAAAGAAATCGGGCTGAGCTTGCCTATTCTTGATCCGGAATCAGCGCTTATGCTGCACTTGAAAAAACGATAAAGCATTTATTGCCGGCTGCCTGATGGGGTAGCCATTTTTTATTGGTCTATTTTGACTATTGTGTTCGTAGCTTATATGCCTAATTTGTTGCTGCATTTTGACTCGCTAACGGGGTAACCTGCAACAATTAGTCCCATTAATATGCAAGGAATAGTCACCACCCTTATGGTCAGTAAACGCAATAACAGCGGTTTTCCTGCCGTATTTATAACCACCCACATTTGGGAGAATGTAGTATGAAAGTATTAGTGACAGGGGGAATGGGTTACATAGGGAGCTTGACCTGCATACAAATGATTGAAGCCGGTATCGAGCCTATTATTGTCGATAATTTAAGCAACAGTAAATTGACTGTATTAGATCGTATTGAAGCGTTAACGCAGATTCGCCCTCTTTTTTACCCAGGTGATGTTCGTGATCAGCATCTATTAGATCGTATTTTCAGCGAACACGATGTTGACTCGGTTATTCACTTTGCCGGGCTCAAATCCGTCGGTGAATCGGTACAGAAACCACTCGAGTACTATGATAACAATGTGAATGGATCGCTGGTGCTGGCTGGTGCGATGCGTAAAGCCTGTGTGAAAAGTTTAGTCTTTAGCTCATCAGCAACCGTTTATGGCGATCCGGCGGTCGTGCCGATCACTGAAAGCTCACCAACGGGTGCGACCACAAATCCCTACGGCCGCAGTAAATATATTGTTGAACAGTGCCTGTCTGACTTGTTTGCCGCAGAGCCCGATTGGAGCATTACCTTATTGCGTTATTTTAATCCTGTCGGCGCCCACCCATCGGGCACTATGGGTGAAGATCCAGAAGGGATTCCAAATAACTTAATGCCCTTTATTGCACAAGTTGCCGTTGGACGTCGTAAATCCTTAGCCGTCTTTGGTGATGATTACCCAACAGCAGATGGTACGGGTGTACGCGATTATATCCACGTCATGGATCTGGCAGACGGACATATTGCAGCACTTAAAGCCGTGGGCAAAAAAGCAGGCTTACATATTTACAATTTAGGCACAGGCAAAGGCAGCAGTGTTCTAGAAATGATCGATGCCTTTTCTAAGGCCTGCGGTAAACCTGTCGCTTATAATATTTTCCCGCGACGCGCCGGTGATATTGCGCAGTGCTGTGCTGATCCCCAAAAAGCACAAAAAGAGCTGGGCTGGAAGGCAAACCGCACAATCATGGAGATGACCAAAGATACCTGGCACTGGCAATCGAAGAATCCACAGGGTTACTCAAAAGCTTAACCCTTACTGGCCATTATTTTTACCTGCTATAAATATTCCCCACCCGCAATATTAGCGAGTGGTGCAGCATACAGAAGAGGACACTATGACAACCATCGCTTTCAACCCAATAGACCACCCGCACCGTCGTTATAATCCACTGACGGGGCAATGGATATTAGTCTCTCCGCACCGCGCAAAACGCCCCTGGAGTGGTCAAGATGAAGCACCTGCAACTGCAACATTAGCAAGTTACGATAAAGACTGTTTTTTATGTCCCACCAATGAACGCATTTCCGGTGATAAAAATCCGGATTACGTTGGCACTTATGTTTTTAACAATGACTTCGCGGCGTTAATGCCTGACAGCCCGAATGCACCTGTTTCTGCAAATCCATTGTTTAAAACGCAAGGCGTACGCGGGTTAAGTCGCGTTATCTGTTTTTCACCAGATCACAGTAAAACACTCCCTGAGCTGCCGGTGAATAAAAT is a window from the Psychromonas ingrahamii 37 genome containing:
- a CDS encoding alpha-galactosidase, which translates into the protein MKNIIHLTSKNCSLIIKVETTPEILHWGPKINQIDPDILLATERPIPQARLDVDVPLSLCPELGSGHFNAPGLEGHRESFDWAPVFEVFDQDLAAQSVVFKLQDKVAKLQLEIEIKLDFESDVIQKRIKVINTGETKYSLTKLSSTLPLPNHANELMSFHGRWSREFQTHRQRFAHGGFMQENRRGRTSHENFPGLFVGSDHFNEQNGQVWGFHLGWSGNHQLRADVRSDGRRFVQAGELLLSGEVVLGALESYSTPWLYATYSAAGLNGISEHFHRFVRDNIIKFPEDKPRPVHLNTWEGIYFEHDPQYIMKMANEAAVMGVERFIIDDGWFIGRHGERAALGDWYLDKEKYPNGLEPVIKHVNDLDMEFGLWVEPEMVSEESMLYRAHPDWVLALQGYHQPSGRWQYVLDLQNTACFNYLFERLNDLLTRYNISYLKWDMNRELVQPGHQGKPAVSGQTNALYALLDKLLAVHTEVEIESCSSGGGRIDFEILKRTHRFWPSDCNDALERQTIQRGMSYFFPPEVMGTHIGPEESHTTRRVHHINMRGMTALSGHMGVELDPVKVPVEERQAFAKYIALHKQYRHLLHSGRSFRVDTADNSQNIYGVHNNDEMLITVCQLTMPDYALPSPLRISCIDTTAQYQVNLVETPENSFQLMKQRPKWLDKTLTLSGESLKEIGLSLPILDPESALMLHLKKR
- the galE gene encoding UDP-glucose 4-epimerase GalE; this encodes MKVLVTGGMGYIGSLTCIQMIEAGIEPIIVDNLSNSKLTVLDRIEALTQIRPLFYPGDVRDQHLLDRIFSEHDVDSVIHFAGLKSVGESVQKPLEYYDNNVNGSLVLAGAMRKACVKSLVFSSSATVYGDPAVVPITESSPTGATTNPYGRSKYIVEQCLSDLFAAEPDWSITLLRYFNPVGAHPSGTMGEDPEGIPNNLMPFIAQVAVGRRKSLAVFGDDYPTADGTGVRDYIHVMDLADGHIAALKAVGKKAGLHIYNLGTGKGSSVLEMIDAFSKACGKPVAYNIFPRRAGDIAQCCADPQKAQKELGWKANRTIMEMTKDTWHWQSKNPQGYSKA